Proteins encoded in a region of the Terriglobales bacterium genome:
- a CDS encoding PEGA domain-containing protein, with protein sequence MSTADLVQGVAVNPTPSRIGRFALGQELGRGRMGAVYKATDTQNQCKVAMRIVHMSRFSADPDVARLRLREAAKAAGGLNSPNIASLVGGGELQELFYLTLEYIPGTTLLQRLGNGEKFSTSEFLDIARQLCAGLEHAHARKIFHGNLVPWNLIFEDDGTLKILDFGLAHSLVASDAREDVAYLPYLPPELLRGQPPDAHADLFSAACILYEVLTGKKAFSGSSREQIALNILNGFAPPAHESSTMIHPGLSAVLAKALAKDPNDRYQRAADLIRELEGFQSLGTKQPAAKAEPPSAPTPKPARVSAYGVSGKPVITPKPMAAPAVESVPSRVIMPRPVAAPVPLGPPSEKVWIKPAPKSQEVPAEPEPAPIKAPAAPGKKPAMLLAGFAAILLVVMLIALWNTRDRNAGPGTAATKEPTSPKEETVLSTTPAEPSPARTNPATPAKRRTVGAAPAPSLPAAPATGELVISVEPAGTLVQIDDGASEPGPLSKTGVPAGSHTVIFSKPGYVSESRKVDVAAGGKALVAASLQPRGAFVTVASQPAGATILVDGKESGLTPAKLVLSEGQHNITVRKEGYLPQSAMPTLARGQEFKYSPELMTAGSTTEVKTVGKFKKIFGSNDREMGMVEVRTNPKGAAVTVNGQAVPKPAPVTFLLNPGNYEIEVRMDGYRTAKRVISLEKGGQVKVEELLAKN encoded by the coding sequence ATGTCGACAGCGGATCTGGTTCAGGGTGTCGCAGTCAATCCAACTCCTTCGCGCATCGGCCGCTTTGCGCTGGGGCAGGAGCTCGGGCGCGGCCGCATGGGCGCGGTGTACAAGGCCACCGACACGCAGAATCAATGCAAGGTGGCGATGCGCATCGTCCACATGTCTCGCTTCAGCGCCGACCCGGATGTCGCCCGCCTCCGCCTGCGAGAGGCGGCGAAGGCAGCCGGCGGGCTGAACAGTCCTAACATAGCCAGCCTGGTCGGCGGCGGCGAGTTGCAGGAGCTGTTCTACCTGACGCTGGAGTACATTCCCGGGACGACGCTGCTCCAGCGCCTGGGCAACGGGGAGAAGTTCAGCACCTCCGAGTTCCTCGATATAGCGCGCCAGCTCTGCGCCGGTCTGGAGCACGCGCACGCCCGCAAGATCTTTCACGGGAACCTGGTGCCCTGGAACCTGATCTTCGAAGACGACGGCACGCTGAAGATCCTGGATTTCGGGCTCGCGCACAGCCTGGTAGCCAGCGACGCGCGGGAGGACGTCGCCTACCTGCCCTACCTGCCGCCGGAACTGCTGCGTGGGCAGCCCCCGGACGCGCACGCCGACCTTTTCAGCGCGGCCTGCATCCTGTATGAGGTCCTGACCGGCAAGAAAGCGTTCAGCGGCAGTTCGCGGGAGCAGATCGCGCTGAACATCCTCAACGGCTTTGCACCTCCGGCCCACGAATCGAGCACCATGATCCACCCGGGCCTGAGCGCGGTGCTGGCCAAGGCCCTGGCCAAAGACCCGAACGACCGCTACCAGAGGGCGGCGGACCTGATCCGTGAACTGGAGGGGTTCCAGAGCCTGGGGACGAAGCAGCCGGCGGCCAAAGCCGAACCCCCATCGGCCCCAACGCCGAAACCGGCAAGGGTGTCCGCGTATGGCGTATCGGGCAAGCCGGTGATCACGCCGAAGCCGATGGCAGCGCCTGCGGTGGAGTCGGTACCCTCGCGGGTGATCATGCCAAGGCCGGTGGCAGCGCCAGTTCCTCTTGGGCCGCCCAGCGAAAAAGTCTGGATCAAGCCGGCCCCAAAGTCGCAAGAAGTGCCGGCAGAGCCGGAGCCTGCGCCCATCAAGGCGCCCGCAGCGCCTGGAAAGAAGCCGGCGATGCTGCTGGCGGGCTTTGCCGCGATCTTGCTCGTCGTGATGCTGATCGCGCTGTGGAACACGCGAGACCGGAACGCTGGACCGGGAACCGCGGCCACCAAGGAACCAACGTCTCCGAAAGAAGAGACCGTTCTGAGCACTACGCCGGCCGAGCCCAGCCCGGCACGGACGAATCCGGCAACACCGGCAAAACGGAGAACGGTGGGCGCAGCTCCCGCCCCGTCCCTGCCGGCTGCGCCGGCGACGGGCGAACTGGTGATCTCGGTTGAGCCGGCGGGGACGCTGGTGCAGATCGACGACGGAGCATCCGAGCCTGGACCGCTCTCCAAGACTGGGGTCCCCGCGGGCAGCCACACTGTCATCTTCAGCAAGCCTGGGTACGTGAGCGAGTCGCGCAAGGTCGATGTGGCAGCAGGCGGCAAGGCGCTTGTGGCCGCTTCCTTGCAGCCGCGCGGCGCGTTCGTGACGGTGGCCAGCCAGCCGGCGGGAGCCACGATCCTAGTGGATGGCAAAGAGAGCGGGCTGACGCCGGCCAAGCTGGTGCTCAGCGAAGGTCAGCACAACATCACTGTCCGCAAGGAAGGCTACCTGCCGCAGTCGGCGATGCCCACGCTGGCCCGCGGGCAGGAGTTCAAGTACTCGCCGGAACTGATGACCGCCGGCAGCACGACGGAGGTCAAAACGGTCGGAAAGTTCAAGAAGATCTTTGGCAGCAATGACCGGGAGATGGGTATGGTGGAGGTGAGGACCAATCCCAAGGGCGCCGCCGTGACGGTGAACGGGCAAGCCGTGCCCAAGCCGGCCCCGGTCACGTTCCTGCTCAATCCCGGCAACTACGAGATCGAGGTGAGGATGGATGGATACCGCACCGCGAAGCGAGTGATCTCGTTGGAGAAGGGCGGTCAGGTGAAAGTGGAGGAACTGTTGGCGAAGAACTAG
- a CDS encoding nucleotidyltransferase domain-containing protein, whose amino-acid sequence MEKELNELVTRLKKAAGTNLTSVVLFGSAASGQYQPGHSDLNVLCTLEHLDGRALEALRPAVQWWTAKGNPQVLMFPMDELRCSADVFAIELLDIKARHKVLYGEDSFAGLNVPMDLHRVEVEHELRTKLIRLRQAYLEVAGDPKRLLSLLTDSVTSFLTLFRHTLIALGEEPPAHRHDVLDRLAARFSVDVSPFHAALDVREGKRRPKNVDVTAVARAYLESVGRITDEVDRCGLRAS is encoded by the coding sequence ATGGAGAAGGAGCTCAATGAGCTGGTCACGAGGCTGAAGAAAGCGGCGGGCACGAACCTCACTTCGGTCGTGCTCTTCGGCTCCGCGGCCAGCGGACAGTACCAGCCCGGCCACTCCGACCTCAATGTTCTTTGTACTCTCGAGCACCTCGACGGCCGCGCGCTGGAGGCCCTGCGCCCGGCGGTCCAATGGTGGACGGCGAAAGGCAATCCCCAGGTCCTGATGTTCCCCATGGACGAGCTGCGCTGCTCGGCCGACGTCTTTGCCATCGAGCTGCTCGATATCAAGGCCCGCCACAAGGTGCTGTACGGCGAAGATTCCTTTGCCGGCTTGAACGTCCCGATGGACCTCCACCGCGTCGAGGTGGAGCACGAGCTCCGCACCAAGCTGATCCGCCTGCGCCAGGCCTACCTGGAGGTCGCCGGCGATCCCAAGCGGCTGCTCAGTCTGCTTACCGACTCCGTCACTTCGTTCCTCACGCTCTTCCGGCACACGCTGATCGCGCTCGGCGAGGAGCCTCCAGCGCACCGGCACGACGTGCTCGACCGCCTCGCGGCCCGGTTCAGCGTGGATGTCTCGCCCTTTCACGCCGCGCTCGACGTCCGGGAAGGGAAGCGGCGGCCGAAAAACGTCGATGTCACCGCCGTGGCGCGCGCCTACCTGGAAAGCGTGGGCCGCATCACCGACGAGGTGGATCGCTGCGGTTTGAGAGCTTCTTAG
- a CDS encoding LemA family protein, with translation MSKGWIVVIVLVLIALIAGSMYVSRRNEMVQKRETINAAWAQVDVVIQRRADLIPNLVETVKGIAAQEQSVFGEIARARSALLSAKTPADRIAANQQLDGALGRLLLVVENYPQLKSNENFLRLQDELAGTENRIAVERRRYNEALKDYNAYIGLFPNNIVAGIAGFTRNDRYFEAAPASREAPKVQFPGPKQ, from the coding sequence ATGAGCAAAGGCTGGATCGTCGTTATCGTCCTGGTCCTGATCGCGCTGATCGCCGGCAGCATGTACGTGAGCCGGCGCAATGAGATGGTGCAGAAGCGCGAGACCATCAACGCCGCCTGGGCCCAGGTGGACGTGGTCATCCAGCGCCGCGCCGACCTGATCCCCAACCTGGTGGAGACGGTGAAGGGCATCGCCGCCCAGGAACAGAGTGTCTTCGGGGAGATCGCGCGTGCCCGTTCCGCGCTGCTCAGCGCCAAGACCCCTGCCGACCGCATCGCCGCCAACCAGCAGCTCGATGGCGCCCTGGGCCGCCTGCTGTTGGTCGTCGAAAACTACCCCCAGCTCAAATCCAACGAGAATTTCCTGCGCCTGCAGGATGAGCTGGCCGGCACCGAGAACCGCATCGCGGTGGAGCGCCGCCGCTACAACGAGGCGCTGAAGGATTACAACGCCTATATCGGGCTGTTCCCCAACAATATCGTCGCCGGGATAGCGGGCTTTACCCGCAACGACCGCTACTTCGAGGCCGCGCCCGCCAGCCGCGAGGCGCCCAAGGTGCAGTTCCCCGGGCCTAAGCAGTGA
- a CDS encoding TPM domain-containing protein, producing MVATAAAEQVGKLKPEGYVNDFARVLDGRTSSDIYQLCSLLDEKAGAQIAVVTIHKLEGMEASDFANRLFKQWGVGHKDNRGVLILLAVDDHKYWIEVGYGLEPILPDGKVGGFGREMVPFLKRGDYNSGVLLLTQRIAAVIAKDRGVALPPEIPIETPSRAPTKTDEWPVWVVGAFFVLFVWLVAVMIRAVWRILVFLITGKRPRRGWFGPSPRSTWVGGAGWGGWSGGGFGGGGGFGGFGGGMSGGGGAGGSW from the coding sequence ATGGTCGCGACCGCCGCCGCCGAGCAGGTCGGCAAGCTCAAGCCTGAAGGCTACGTCAATGATTTCGCCCGGGTCCTGGATGGGCGTACGTCCTCGGACATCTACCAGCTCTGCTCGCTGCTCGACGAGAAGGCCGGCGCCCAGATCGCCGTGGTCACCATCCACAAGCTGGAAGGCATGGAGGCCTCCGACTTCGCCAACCGCCTGTTCAAGCAATGGGGCGTCGGACACAAGGACAACCGCGGCGTCCTCATCCTGCTGGCGGTGGACGACCACAAGTATTGGATCGAGGTCGGCTACGGTCTGGAGCCTATCCTGCCCGACGGCAAGGTGGGCGGCTTCGGCCGCGAGATGGTGCCCTTCCTCAAGCGCGGCGACTACAACAGCGGTGTGCTGCTCTTGACCCAGCGCATCGCCGCGGTCATTGCGAAAGATCGCGGGGTGGCGCTCCCGCCCGAGATTCCAATAGAAACGCCGTCGCGCGCCCCAACCAAGACCGATGAATGGCCCGTGTGGGTCGTCGGCGCTTTCTTCGTGTTATTCGTCTGGCTTGTCGCCGTAATGATCCGTGCCGTTTGGCGCATCTTGGTTTTCTTGATCACTGGTAAACGACCACGTCGGGGATGGTTTGGCCCGTCCCCCAGAAGTACTTGGGTCGGTGGAGCCGGCTGGGGTGGTTGGTCTGGCGGTGGTTTCGGCGGAGGCGGTGGCTTCGGTGGTTTCGGCGGCGGGATGTCGGGCGGCGGCGGCGCCGGCGGAAGCTGGTGA
- a CDS encoding VanZ family protein — MRRDFVRYWLLALAWTAVILYASSDAFSAQNTGSILEAVVTFLFGHVQRQTFATLHFLARKSAHVIEYGILGLVWFRAWRGRRQGFAWKWAWLGLGVVLATAIVDEVHQSFVPSRTGEVSDVFLDVAGALAAQMVLWGAIRWKAMRVSYCPPERLQP, encoded by the coding sequence GTGCGCCGAGACTTCGTTCGCTACTGGCTGCTGGCGCTGGCGTGGACCGCGGTGATCCTGTACGCCTCCAGCGACGCGTTCTCCGCCCAGAACACCGGCAGCATCCTGGAAGCGGTGGTCACCTTCCTGTTCGGGCACGTGCAGCGGCAGACCTTCGCGACACTCCACTTCCTGGCCCGCAAGAGCGCGCACGTCATCGAGTACGGCATCCTGGGTCTAGTCTGGTTCCGTGCCTGGCGGGGGAGGAGACAGGGCTTCGCCTGGAAGTGGGCGTGGCTCGGACTGGGCGTCGTGCTGGCGACCGCGATCGTGGACGAGGTGCATCAGAGCTTTGTTCCCTCGCGGACGGGAGAGGTCAGCGACGTGTTCCTGGACGTGGCGGGGGCGCTGGCGGCGCAGATGGTGTTGTGGGGAGCTATCAGGTGGAAGGCGATGCGGGTCAGTTATTGTCCTCCCGAACGGCTTCAGCCGTGA
- the guaB gene encoding IMP dehydrogenase — protein MIHFPVPEALTFDDVLLLPAKSDVVPATVSTSTRLTRNITLNIPVISAAMDTVTESRLAIALAQQGGIGIIHRNLSPDEQASEVDKVKRSESGMIVDPITMSPDEKISDALEVMRKYRISGVPITKNKKLVGILTNRDLRFETRTDIPISKVMTKENLITVPVGTTLEDAEKILHQHRVEKLLVVDKNYTLKGLITVKDIQKKLKYPGAAKDAQGRLRVGAAVGATGDFLERAQELVKAKADVLCVDSAHGHTTRVIDAIRTIKSKLPEVEVIAGNVGTFDGACELVRCGADAVKVGIGPGSICTTRIVTGAGVPQITAIAEAYRATKEASVPVIADGGIKYSGDITKALAAGASSVMIGSLFAGTDESPGETILYQGRSFKSYRGMGSLSAMSAGSSERYAQSVEGDSDDAALAVEETDGNRLAKLVPEGIEGRVPYKGTLAVMVYQLVGGLRSGMGYVGAGSIAELQQKARFVRISGAGLRESHVHDVIITREAPNYRLE, from the coding sequence ATGATCCATTTCCCGGTGCCCGAGGCACTCACCTTCGATGATGTCCTGCTGCTGCCTGCCAAGTCGGACGTGGTTCCGGCGACGGTGAGCACCTCGACCCGGCTCACCCGCAACATCACGCTGAACATCCCGGTCATCAGCGCGGCCATGGACACGGTGACCGAGTCGCGGCTGGCCATCGCCCTGGCCCAGCAGGGCGGCATCGGGATCATCCACCGCAATCTCTCCCCGGACGAGCAGGCCAGCGAAGTGGACAAGGTGAAGCGCTCGGAGAGCGGCATGATCGTGGACCCGATCACCATGTCGCCCGACGAGAAGATCTCCGACGCGCTGGAAGTGATGCGCAAGTACCGCATCTCCGGCGTGCCCATCACCAAGAACAAGAAGCTGGTCGGCATCCTCACCAACCGCGACCTGCGCTTCGAGACCCGCACCGATATCCCCATCAGCAAGGTGATGACCAAGGAGAACCTGATCACCGTGCCGGTGGGCACCACGCTGGAAGATGCGGAGAAGATCCTGCACCAGCACCGGGTGGAGAAGCTGTTGGTGGTGGACAAGAACTACACGCTCAAGGGCCTGATCACGGTCAAGGACATCCAAAAGAAATTGAAGTATCCCGGCGCGGCCAAGGATGCGCAGGGGCGGCTACGGGTGGGCGCGGCGGTCGGCGCCACCGGCGATTTCCTGGAGCGGGCGCAGGAGTTGGTGAAAGCCAAGGCCGACGTCCTGTGCGTGGACAGCGCGCACGGACACACCACGCGGGTGATCGACGCCATCAGAACCATCAAATCGAAGCTGCCCGAGGTCGAGGTGATTGCCGGCAACGTCGGCACCTTCGACGGGGCCTGCGAGCTGGTGCGCTGCGGCGCCGACGCCGTCAAGGTGGGCATCGGACCGGGCTCGATCTGCACCACCCGCATCGTCACTGGCGCGGGCGTGCCGCAGATCACCGCCATCGCCGAGGCCTACCGCGCGACCAAGGAGGCGTCGGTGCCGGTGATCGCCGACGGCGGCATCAAGTACTCCGGCGACATCACCAAAGCGCTGGCCGCGGGCGCCAGTTCGGTGATGATCGGCTCCCTGTTCGCCGGGACCGACGAGAGCCCGGGCGAGACCATCCTCTACCAGGGGCGCTCCTTCAAGTCGTACCGCGGGATGGGCTCGCTGTCGGCGATGTCGGCGGGCTCCAGCGAGCGCTACGCTCAGTCGGTGGAGGGCGACAGCGACGATGCCGCGCTGGCGGTCGAGGAGACCGATGGGAACCGGCTGGCCAAGCTGGTCCCCGAAGGCATCGAGGGGCGTGTTCCCTACAAGGGGACGCTGGCGGTGATGGTGTACCAACTGGTCGGCGGCTTGCGTTCGGGCATGGGATACGTGGGCGCGGGAAGCATCGCCGAGCTGCAGCAGAAGGCACGGTTCGTGCGCATCAGCGGCGCCGGGCTGCGCGAGAGCCACGTGCACGACGTCATCATCACCCGCGAGGCGCCGAACTACCGGCTGGAATAG
- the rimP gene encoding ribosome maturation factor RimP produces the protein MALEIDHIRQIAERVAASHGLEVVEVEFRGGGKARMLRISIDKVQGVTHQDCESVSREVGAILDVEDAVPGGSYTLEVSSPGLDRRLTKPADYERFTGSRLKVQTREPIEGNRFFEGRLESFRDGRLTVAVTPTRKERRAQPKAAERVLEIELANVEKANLVPEF, from the coding sequence ATGGCCCTCGAGATAGACCACATTCGGCAGATCGCGGAGCGGGTGGCAGCTTCGCATGGCCTGGAGGTGGTGGAGGTCGAGTTCCGCGGAGGCGGCAAAGCCCGCATGCTGCGCATCTCTATCGACAAGGTCCAGGGCGTCACCCATCAGGACTGCGAGTCGGTGAGCCGGGAGGTGGGCGCCATCCTCGACGTCGAGGATGCGGTCCCGGGCGGGTCGTACACACTCGAGGTTTCGTCCCCGGGGCTCGACCGGCGGCTGACCAAGCCGGCGGATTACGAGCGCTTCACCGGCAGCCGCCTGAAGGTCCAGACCCGCGAGCCCATCGAGGGCAACCGGTTCTTCGAAGGGCGGCTGGAGAGTTTTCGCGACGGCAGGCTGACGGTCGCGGTCACGCCCACGCGGAAAGAACGGCGGGCCCAGCCCAAGGCGGCGGAAAGAGTATTGGAGATCGAGTTGGCCAACGTGGAGAAGGCCAACCTGGTCCCGGAATTCTAA
- the nusA gene encoding transcription termination factor NusA, with translation MASLLYQQIEGLSREKGIDPQIVVNAVEDAIVVATRKFYKSQENLRAELNKETGQITAFAVKTVVEAPEQVEDPNLQITLDDARKVDPNAEVGGEVRFYKPTDVLGRIAAQLAKQVIFQKVREAERDTVYNDYIGRVGEIVTATVKRVEGPDVIFELGKTEARMPRKEQSRLESFAVGERVRVVILRVEKSSKGPQVIVSRAAPELVQHLFQTEVPEIYDGTVVIRAIAREAGERTKIAVMSKDKDVDSVGACVGMKGMRVQSIIRELRGEKIDIIEFHEDPVTFAEKALQPAKVSRVSVLDSSEKHLEVIVDDTQLSLAIGKKGQNVRLAAKLLGWKIDIKSEEEKRQEVEQQMSALVNQPSTPLDRVPDLGEGLVEKLTAAGITTVEALADMTPEQLEEIPGIGPKTVEKISIAVNNYFSSLEGGEVAVAEQGDLAAPAEEAALEEQASEPLPEGEAAPEEAAGVAGDVSALSNVAEAAPAGAELQATGAAEADATHPGPAEEMASPSEPEPEEQKS, from the coding sequence ATGGCCAGTTTGCTGTACCAACAGATCGAAGGCTTGAGCCGCGAGAAGGGGATCGACCCCCAGATCGTGGTCAACGCGGTGGAAGACGCCATTGTGGTGGCCACCCGCAAGTTCTACAAGTCCCAGGAGAACCTGCGCGCCGAGCTCAACAAGGAGACCGGGCAGATCACCGCTTTCGCGGTGAAGACGGTGGTCGAGGCCCCCGAGCAGGTCGAGGATCCCAACCTTCAGATCACCCTGGACGACGCCCGCAAGGTCGATCCCAACGCCGAGGTCGGCGGCGAAGTGCGCTTCTACAAGCCCACCGACGTCCTGGGGCGCATCGCGGCGCAGCTGGCCAAGCAGGTCATCTTCCAGAAGGTGCGCGAGGCCGAGCGCGATACGGTTTACAACGATTACATCGGACGCGTGGGCGAGATCGTCACCGCCACCGTCAAGCGGGTCGAAGGCCCGGACGTGATCTTCGAGCTGGGCAAGACCGAGGCCCGCATGCCGCGCAAGGAGCAGTCGCGGCTGGAGTCGTTCGCCGTCGGCGAGCGCGTGCGGGTGGTCATCTTGCGGGTCGAGAAATCGTCCAAGGGACCGCAGGTCATCGTCTCCCGTGCCGCTCCCGAGCTGGTGCAGCACCTGTTCCAGACCGAAGTGCCCGAGATCTACGACGGCACGGTCGTCATCCGCGCCATCGCCCGCGAAGCCGGCGAGCGCACCAAGATCGCCGTCATGTCCAAGGACAAGGACGTGGACTCGGTCGGCGCCTGCGTCGGCATGAAGGGCATGCGGGTGCAGTCCATCATCCGCGAGCTGCGCGGCGAGAAGATCGACATCATCGAGTTCCACGAGGACCCGGTCACCTTCGCCGAGAAGGCGCTGCAGCCGGCCAAGGTCAGCCGCGTCTCTGTCCTCGATTCCTCCGAGAAGCACCTTGAGGTCATCGTGGATGACACCCAGCTCTCCCTGGCCATCGGCAAGAAGGGGCAGAACGTCCGCCTGGCCGCCAAGCTGCTCGGCTGGAAGATCGACATCAAGAGCGAAGAAGAGAAGCGGCAGGAGGTCGAGCAGCAGATGAGCGCCCTCGTCAACCAGCCGAGCACGCCGCTGGACCGCGTGCCCGACCTGGGTGAGGGCCTGGTCGAGAAGCTCACCGCCGCCGGCATCACCACTGTCGAGGCCCTCGCCGACATGACTCCGGAGCAGCTGGAGGAGATCCCCGGCATCGGCCCCAAGACGGTGGAAAAAATCAGTATCGCGGTCAATAATTACTTTTCTAGCCTGGAAGGCGGAGAGGTCGCTGTCGCCGAGCAGGGAGACCTGGCGGCGCCTGCGGAAGAGGCTGCGCTCGAAGAACAAGCCAGCGAGCCGCTTCCCGAGGGAGAGGCCGCTCCGGAGGAAGCCGCCGGCGTGGCGGGCGACGTCAGCGCGTTGTCGAACGTTGCCGAGGCAGCTCCCGCGGGCGCCGAACTCCAGGCCACCGGTGCCGCCGAGGCGGACGCAACGCACCCGGGTCCGGCGGAGGAGATGGCATCTCCTTCTGAGCCCGAGCCGGAAGAGCAGAAGTCGTAG